A genomic region of Phragmites australis chromosome 2, lpPhrAust1.1, whole genome shotgun sequence contains the following coding sequences:
- the LOC133910310 gene encoding glutathione S-transferase T3-like — protein sequence MASFMDLLNGGAGGEWEDSQYASPPEEQIIAGHQLVEATPVVTQKAKRGGNFSEKEDLLLVSAWLEISQDAVQGIDQNRSTYWKRIHDHYHAHRNFDSDRNVSSLSHRWALIQEGVNKFCGWYAQIQNRRQSGVTEQDKVQQACAIYKEKDPKKRSFPFLHCWNVVQHAPKWNDAISHKKQKTSSNASPSSCTPGINESHHGDEEDGVTHSSPMKGRPDGRKKEKARRYKNTISQGDTLCMEAMENHWSRREKIDELKEMKKKERNDERLALETRRLELKQEVKNKKIEAYKQVENRKLDIQEKELQLKQSMEDERVMNMDLSGLSER from the exons ATGGCTAGCTTCATGGACTTGTTGAACGGAGGAGCTGGGGGTGAGTGGGAAGACTCCCAATATGCAAGCCCCCCTGAAGAACAAATCATTGCAGGACATCAACTTGTCGAAGCTACTCCGGTTGTGACACAAAAGGCGAAGAGAGGTGGAAATTTTAGTGAGAAGGAGGACCTTTTGTTGGTCTCGGCATGGCTTGAAATAAGCCAAGATGCAGTCCAGGGCATTGATCAAAACCGTAGTACGTATTGGAAGCGTATTCATGATCACTACCATGCCCATAGGAATTTTGATTCGGATCGTAATGTTAGCTCGCTCTCTCACCGTTGGGCTCTCATTCAAGAAGGTGTAAACAAGTTCTGTGGCTGGTATGCTCAGATTCAAAATAGGAGGCAAAGTGGTGTGACAGAGCAAGATAAG GTACAACAAGCATGTGCGATCTACAAGGAAAAGGATCCGAAGAAGAGGTCATTTCCTTTCTTGCATTGTTGGAATGTGGTGCAGCACGCACCAAAGTGGAATGACGCAATCTCTCATAAAAAACAGAAGACAAGCTCCAATGCAAGTCCAAGCTCATGCACTCCTGGAATCAATGAAAGCCATCAtggtgatgaggaagatggtgtCACTCATAGTTCTCCAATGAAAGGAAGGCCGGATGgtaggaagaaggagaaggccCGGCGATATAAAAATACTATCTCACAAGGAGATACCCTTTGCATGGAGGCAATGGAAAATCATTGGTCGAGGAGGGAAAAGATTGATGAGTTGaaagagatgaagaaaaaagaacGTAATGATGAGAGGCTTGCACTTGAGACTAGGAGACTTGAGTTGAAACAAGAAGTTAAGAATAAAAAGATTGAGGCCTACAAACAAGTAGAGAATAGGAAGCTTGACATCCAGGAAAAAGAACTTCAGTTGAAACAATCCATGGAAGATGAGCGAGTGATGAATATGGATCTGAGTGGTTTGAGTGAGAGGtaa